The Candidatus Limnocylindrales bacterium genome includes the window AGGCTTCGGAAGAGGGGGCGCTTGGGGAGTTGTGGAGATTTGCTGGCTCCCCTCTCCGCCCCCACCCCTTCCCTCCCCGGCCACGGGGAGGGTGAGGGAGGGGGAGAGGGACCGGGGGTGAAGGAGAATCACACAGAATTAACTTTCCAAGGTACTACCTTTGTACCGGATCTTTGATTGTAAAGTATCTTCCGTTCCTGTGGAAACAGGTTATTTCATTTTTTGCTTCAGAACGCTACCCTGTTCCCGGAGAAGGACCCGGTGACCCGTTCGGTTAGGACTTTTTTAAATCTCCTGATCCTTGGGTAGAATCATAATTTGTGGTATTCTCACATGATCGGGCTGTTCCAATATAAACCGTACACACCGGGCTACCTCTTCAGGTTGCAAGGGTCTCGGTATATTCAAGGAATCTTTTGGATGAACTTTATAATCCCGATGAAGTTCGGTCAGGATAAGTCCCGGTTGAATACAACTGATCTTTACATTGGTACGTGCCAACTCCACCCGTAGCGCTTCTGATAAAGCTTCTAAAGCAAACTTAGTTCCGGCATAGGCCCCTGCCATGGGACGTATCTTGGTTCCCAGTACACTGGAGGTATTTATCAAGTGTCCGTGGTTTTGAGAAAGAAAATATTTAACCGCTACATACGCGACCCTGTAAGCGGCCTCCACATTGACCCGTACCATTTGACAAACCTTATCTATATTGATTTCAGGGATGGAACCGACTTCAATCATTCCGGCGTTATTCAACACAATATCACACCGCCCAAAGGTTTTTAAAGCCTTATCCAGCAACCTTTGAGGTAAATCGACCTCGGTAATCTCTCCGGCTATAAAAACAGTCTCTTTAAGTTCCGAGGAAAGTTTTTCCAGCCGATCGGCTCTACGAGCGGTAAGAACTAACTTCACTCCTGCTTCATGAAGGTTTCGGGCTACTGCCGCTCCAACTCCACTGCTGGCCCCGGTGATGATGGCCACTTTATCTTTCAAATTCATATCAGAATATTCCTCTTTAAGCCGAACCCCTCCTATCCCCATAGCATCAGGATAAAAAGGTAGCCCCGCGGCGGGGCGACCTGTGGATAGCCCCCGGCGTGAGCCAGGGGAAACAGGATAACAGGATCCTTTAAGCCACAACGGGGCGACCTGTTTAATCACCAGGGAGCTTGAAAAAATTCTGAATTTCTGAACCCCCCGACCTTTCGTCGGGAGCTACCAACCGTTCGCCTCTGATGGGGCTTTTCGACTTATGCTGGTGTGTATACCTCCTATCCCCCTTTGAGAAGGGCCAGGAGAGTCCGGCTTCTCTCCCAAATCAACTCCACCTCTAAACTATCCCAGCCTGCTTTTGTTTCTAAAATAGTTTAAGCAAGGATGAGATGTCAAGCAGAATAGTATTGACGCCGAAGTAGATCCCGGGTATGCTTTTAATGATTTGTAAAGCAAATAAAACGACTCCAGAATTTTCTTTAGAAAGGATAACAAAATTCTATGGCAGGTACTTCCATTGAAGAGCGGTTATATGAGCAATTGATAGGAATTCTAGGGAAGACCAATGTTTCAGACAACGATCTGGAACGGTTTGTATATTCTGGAAGCGCGGGGGTTTCTATGCCGCCTCGGCGGGTCATAGGGGAATATGGACCTGGAAGTCCTCCAGCTTTCATAGTTTGGCCGGAAACCACAAGGCAGGTGGTAGAATTGGTTCGTCTGGCCAATAAGGAAAAGATCCCTCTGGTCCCTATGGGAGGAAGTGTTGGTTTACGAGGGGGAAGTCTTCCCTTGAGCTCAAACGCCATTGTGGTGGATATTAAAAAGATGCATAAAATTCTGGATATCCATCCCGATGCCATGACCATAACCGTCCAGGCCGGAATTGTTCGACCCGAAATGGATGAGGTGCTGGCAGCTAAAGGTTTTTGGTTTCCCCATGATCCTCCCTCCCATCCTGTTTCCGCCATCGGTGGATTTATATCGACGGCTGCAGCCGGCTGGTGGCTCCCCAAGTATGGATACATGGGGGATCTTCTCCTGGCCTTGGAGGTAGTACTCCCTACCGGACAGATTCTGAGAACCAAACCCGTGATGAAACATTCGGTAGGACCCAATTTAAACTGGCTCTTTGTTGGGGCTGCAGGTACTTTAGGGATTATTACCGAAGCCACCTTGAAGATTTATCCCTTACCTGAAGCCCGCTATACCCGGGTTTATACCTTTGATTCCTTTCATAAAGCCTACCGGGCTGCCTATGAGATTAACAAACGGGATTTGAATCCCTATGTAATGCGGGTTGGAGATGATGGGCATAGTAAGGTTTATTTAGGCCGTGCCCTTCAAACTCCTGAGCTGACAGGTTTTACGTTGGTAGTAGGGTTTGATGGAATGAAGGAAATGGTTGAGCTTCAGGATCGATTGGCTCGAGAAATCGCACTTCGCTATGGAGGTAGAGATTGGGGCCTGGAGTTGGGACAGCGTTTCTGGGATACACGGCTCAGCTACTGGAAACAAAGAAAATCCACCGAATACTCCACCGATGTCATTACCACAGCAGCTACCTTTGATAAGATAGAGAGTTTATATACGGCCGTTCGTTCCCTTTATGATCGATTAGGAGTTCACTTTTCTATCCATATCCCCCATTTCACTCCCAAGGGAGCCTCCCTTTACTGTATCTTTAAACAACCTGTGAGTCCCGAAGGATTAGAGTTAAATCGACGGGTTTGGGAGGAGGGAATTCCCCTTGTTCTTCAACATGGAGGGACCCTGGAACATCATCATGAAATCGGTTATTATCTGTCTCGATACGTTTCATCGGAGTTAGGGACCGGATTAGAAGTTTTACGCGCTATTAAAAAGGCCCTGGACCCGAATAACATCTTAAACCCTGGAAAACTGGCACTATAAAAATCCTGTCCACGGAGGAACCCGAAGGACCTAAGTGAATAAACACTTCAGGGTTCTTCGTGGTCCTGGGTGGATCGATTAAACCACGTGTACCTGGAAATTCATACAGCGGATATTCTTTCCTGTAATATCTGTTCGTTTAAGTATTGCCGGGGAGCCTGTCCGGTTTATGATATGGTACGTTCAGAGGGTATAGCTCCTTCGGGTTTCAACCACTATGCTTTAGGCATATTGAAGGGAATGATCCCTTACACCCCTTCTGCTGCGGAACAGATTTACAAATGCATGACCTGCGGGGCCTGTCGAACCGACGGATGTGTAGTTCCGGGTTTTGGTGACCCTATCGATACCCCCCGAATTATTGAAGCCATGCGGGCCGAAATTGTAGAGCAGGGGATGGCTCCACAATCTGTCCGGGCACTGGCTCAACGAATACTGGAAACCGGTAATCCCTATGGAGAGCCCCCGGAGGCCCGGGGAGCCTGGTTACCGGTCTCCCTTCTATCTGAGAGGCAGGCCGATATTTTATATTTCATGGGTTGTGCAGCCGGATACGGATATCCGGCTCCCGCCCAGGCGGCCCTCCGCTTGTTAGAAAAGGCCAGAGTACCGGTTATACTTTTAGGAAACCGGGAACCCTGTTGCGGGCTGACTCTGTTCTCCATAGGTGAACGAAAGAAAGCCGCCGAGTTAGCACGCCGGAATGTAGAAACCTTGCAGGCTACAGGAGTTCAGGAAGTCATCTTTTCCGATGCAGGCTGCTATCGCGCTTTCAAGAAAGTCTACCCGGAGGAATTGAAGGTATCTGTTCCTTTTAAGGTTTACCATATTACAGAGTACCTGGAACGTCTGGTCCTGGAAGATCGTCTGACCTTTAAAAAGAAGCTAGAAAAAAAAGTAACCTATCATGACCCCTGTAACCTGGGTATCCAGTCAGGGGTTTATGAGGCTCCAAGAAATCTTCTCGGCAAGATTCCCGGGTTGAAATATATAGAGATGAAAAAGACGCGGGATAAAACGCGATCCGTAGGGGTAGGAGGAGGATTTGAATTCATTTTTCCTGAGATGGCCAAAGAGCTTGCTTTAAAGCGTATTGAGGAAGCCCAGGCTACAGAAGCTGAAATTCTTGTAAGCGCCTGTCCTGCTGTCGAAGCTCATCTCACCGCTACTGCCTCGGGACAAACAGGACTTTTAATCCAGGATATAACCGAACTTTTGGTTGAAGCCCTGTAGAAGGTAAACTTATGATCCAGGGATTTCAAAACCGAGGGATAGTATGGGATTATATTAAACCCAGGAGAGGGTAATTTGTCGTCTCTAAATAGTTCCTTTAAGGAAGAAGGAACCATTTATGAGAGCCCATTTTTTATATGTCATCTATTCAAAGGACCATTAACCGGACTGTCTTAGAATTGGTTCAAGGAGATATAACCGAATTGGCGACCGATGCCATTGTCAATGCGGCCAATACCGCCCTGATTCTCGGGTCTGGAGTAGCCGGAGCTATAAGGAAGAAAGGTGGACCTCGTATCCAGGAGGAATGCAACCGAATTGGAGGTACCCATGTGGGAGGGGCCGTGATTACAACGGGAGGAAATCTTCCTGCCAGATATGTTATCCACGCGGTAGGTCCTCGATGGGGAGAAGGGAATGAGGACGATAAACTTCGGCAGGCTACTTTAAACAGCTTAAAGCTGGCCGATCAGCATCAACTCAAAAGCATAGCCTTTCCGGCCATCAGTACCGGAGTTTTTGGTTTTCCCATGGACCGGTGTGCTCGAATTATGCTTACCACGACCCGGGAATATCTTCAAGGAGATACAGGATTAGAGAAAGTAGTATTTTGTCTCTGGGATACTCCTGCCTTTGAAACCTTTCGGTCGGTTTTAGAAGAGTTATCTTCTGACATTTGAAGTAGGGAACAAAGTACGATGTCGTAACCAGGTATGGGAAGTTATTAAGATTAAAGATAATGGAGATGGTTCCTGGGAGGTAAGGCTCTATCCTGAAAATGAAGGGAAGCCCCAATCCTTCCTCTACCTCCCATACTTCCATCGAACCTGTCCGTTCTGCCATCGATTATCTCACAGATTGCTGAAAAAACCTTTTGATTATTTCCAGGAGCTGGGAACCATCATAGATTTGCTTTATCCGCTGCAGATGGAGTAGGGGCGTACGGCCGTACGCCCCTACTTTTTTATCGAAACGCCAGGCGAGAAGGTATCAGTATATGACCAAACCTTATGAAGACGAAATCGCTGCGAATCTTGATCGTGCTGAGGAGTCGATACAAGCAGCAAAAATATTGCTTGCAGCAAATCACTTTGATTTTGCAGCATCTCGTGCCTATTATAGGAGAGATTCTATTCAGTTTGATATTACTCGTCCTTATGCAAAAAACCTTTAAAATCGCTGGCGGAGACCTGTTCCCGGGCTACGGCCTGACCAATCCGGCATAAAGCTTCGATTTGATCCACACAATCTATTTCTGAAACCCGGTCCAGATCAATGTCCCTGGGTAAACCCAGCTCGTCAAAGCGTTTTCGTGTGAAGGAAACGGTATAACGATGATACGTTAACATCCTGGTCGCGAAGGTAATAGCCCGCGCATCTATGGACCTTGTCGAGGGAAAGTTGGATTTGGGAGCATTGACTTGCAATTGCTCCACGTCATTTGTGGTCGGCATATCGGCATCGTCCATTTCATAATCCATCCACCTCGGCTTAGGTGTATGGCTGATAAGCTTCATGAGTAAGTTCTGCTGTACATTGACATCGTCCATAAGAACTTTGACTATATAGTTGGCCCAGTGGACAAGGGTATAATTTTGCGCTTTGTCTCTGGCAATTTTATTCTGCTTAAATCCCGTACCTATCGAGATGAGTAAAATTTTATCTACCCCGGTATCCCACCCGGCACTATATCCCGGTATCGTCGCCTCAAGAAATAATTGAAAGGAAGGATTATTGAACATACTGACTCCGCCGTCTATGAAGTCCAGTCTCCGTCCATCCGGTAAGGTAATCCGGTGGGGAGGGAAAAAGGTCGGTGCTGCAGAACTGGCTCTAACCAAATGCCAGAGCGGAATTCTGCTGTTCTCTTCAAAGAATTTGTTCCTGGGACTGTTAACAAAAAACCAGGGTGTACCGGTGTTTATATTTTTGGCAACAATCATCAGCAGGGTCCGTAATTGGTCTGAACCTAAGGTGATATCTCCCAGAAGATATTGGAGTTGCCGTTCTAAAGGCTCTGGGTTGTATTTTGACCATAACCGACCCCACAACCACCGCTTTTGAAAGACCCGAGGTCCTAATCGTATATAAAAATCCCGTAACTCCCTTGCCGACAAACCCATGGCAAGCCCTGCGGTCAGGATCGAACCTGTGCTTGTACCCCCTATGAAGTCAAAATAATCTGCCAGACACCGCCAGCGAGAGTCAGGTCGACAAAGAATATCCTCGATCTTAATAAGAATCTCGATGGCAATTAAGCCGCGAATACCTCCTCCATCTATGGAAAGCAGACGCTTGGGACGTTTTAAGGCGAGCCTTTCACTTGGAGTCATCTTTCAACACGAACCGTGAATCGCACATCCTGAACTCGTTATTTTAATTATTTAATTGAACCGAAACTATCTTTGAAACTCCAGGCTCTTCCATGGTAATTCCATACATAAGATGCGCAATTTCCATGGTTCTTTTGTTGTGGGTAATAATGATAAACTGGGTGGTGCGGGCCATATCTTGTAGGAGGTTTAAAAATCGTCCTACATTGGCATCATCCAGGGGAGCGTCTACTTCGTCCAGAATGCAAAAGGGACTGGGCTTGATAAGGAAAATGGAGAAAAGCAAGGCAATACTGATCAACGCTTTTTCCCCTCCCGACATTAAGGAAATTTTCTGAAGCCGCTTACCGGAAGGTTGGGCGAGAATTTCAACCCCGGTCTCTAAAATGTTCCCGGGGTCCGTTAATCGAAGCTCGGCAGAACCCCCTTCAAAGAGTTTTTGAAAAACTCCCTTAAAACTTGCGTTGATCGTGTTAAAGGCTTCTATAAAACGAGCCTCTGTAGTGGCATCGATCTTCTGAATGGTGGCGTAAAGGGAGTTCATAGATTCTGTTAAATCGGCCTGCTGATTGGAAAGAAAATCATACCGCTCCTGAAGGGCCTGATACTCTTCAATGGCAGCCAGGTTCACATTCCCTAAGTTGGCCAGCTTCTCCTTTAAGGCTTCAATGCTTTCTTCGATTTCCTGATCGGAGAGCGGAGAAGCTGAAGTGCGGGAAGTTGTGGAGGTGAAAGAAGTTTCTTCCCTGACTTCAAACTCCTCCAGGGGTAATCCTAACTCCGAGGTGATCCGCTCTTTAATATGCTCAAGGGTAACGCGCAGTTCGGTATTTTTAATTTCTTCAGCCTTTAATTTTTCATGGATAACCCCATAACTTTCCTCACGCTCTTTTAAAATTCGCTCAGTATTTTCCAATTCCCTGGCGGCAGCAAAATGTTTTTCCTGATGAGCCTTTTCCTTTTTCTCAAGCTTTTCCCTGGAATCCAGGAGGCTCTCAAGGACGTCCTGGGTTTCTTGAATGGCTATTTCATACTCCTCTCGTCGATTTCGGGCCGTGGTAATCCGCTCCTGAGTCTCCTGGATCTGTAAAGCCAGGGATTGATTCCGTTCTGTAAGCCGCCTGATATCCTGGTCGAGACCGCGTAGTTTTTCCTTCAGAGCCGTATAATGAACTTTGCTATCGGTCAGCCCGGCTACCGCTTGATCCTGTTGTTCTCGACTCTGTTGAACTTTATTTTGTAGGTCAGCAATTCTCTCCTCCTTTTCGACCTTTTTTTCCTCCAGATTCTGTTTGATTCCAAGGGTTTTGGATAATTCCCCATCTATTCCCGTTATCTCCTGACTCAGTTGAGACTGCTCCAGGTCTATAAACTCTAAACGCTTTCTTAACTGCTCCAGGTCTCTTTCTAACTGGTTTACGGCATTTTCTTTATTGATCAAATTGATTTCCTGCTCGCGTCGCGTCTTCTCTAAATTTTTTAAAGCACCCTGGTAAAGCTCAAGCTTATTTTTAATTTCACCTTCTACCTGAAGAAGCCTTTGTAAACCCCGTTCATAGTTTTCGACCTGCTGTTTTAACCTATCCATTTCTCCCTTTTTGGCTAAAAAACCGGTCTCCAACCGCTGGCTCGCCCCCCCATAAAGGACTCCTTGAGAGTCCAAAACTTCTCCTCCCCGGGTGACACAAATCAAAAAGGGATACTTTTGATGAACCCGAATCGCTTTTTCTAAGTTTTCTACAACAACTATCGAATCTAATAGAATCTGAATCGTTTCCTTAAATTCGGCTTTACAGGTGATGAAATCAAATGCCTTCCCGATGATATCAGGATCCTCATTAAGGATAGATGCAGGGACAGAAAGACCCGGGGATGCGGGGATAATCCCTTGATTCTTCGATTCCTGCCCCTCTGTATTCCAGGAGACGGTATCGCCATGCCTGAAAGGCATAAAATAGCCTCGCCCTGATTTCGTTTCTCGTAAAAACCCGATCGCTTCTATTCCCTTCTGATAGGTCTCTACAATCAGAGTTTGAATTTTATCTCCAAGGATCGCTTCAATGGCGACTTCATAGCCCGGTTTGGCTTTAATTAAATCCAGGACGGTAGATTGGATCCCCAATCTTTGGGAAAGATCGGGATTTAACAAAAGAGATCGGGTACCTTCTTTGAATCCGGCATAGGTTTTCTGAAGCTCTTTCAGCGATTCGTAACGAGAACGATTCAAACTGAGCCGATCCTTCAATAAGCTTATTTTTCTATCGAGTTCTTGAAGCGTTTTTTCGATACCCTGAATCTTTTCCTTTAAAACAGGTTCCGTTTTATCCAGTTCTCCCCTCTTCTCCTGAAGCTCCTGAACCACCCCCTTCAGGCTCTCCAATTCTGCTTCCTTTTCTTTCCTCTGGACTTCTATCGCCTCTCGTTCCTTCTTCAGCCTGATCAGGTTCAAAGAAACTCTCTCCTTATCTTTTTTCAGCCGAAGAATTAGATTATTTCCCCGGGTTAAGTCCATGAGGAGATTCATGAGCTGGCCTTTTTCTTTGTCCAGTTGAGCCTGCGCTTCCGAGAGCTGGAAGTTCAAGATCTTCACGCTTTCCTCCTGACTCTCCAGATTCCGCTGATAATGGGTTATCTCTTGAGATAACTCTTCCCATTGGGTCTTTTGGGCCTGAATTTCCTCTTCTGTTTCTTCTTGCTCTTTTCGAAGCCGGGAAAGGATCTCATCTCCTTTTTCCAGGATAATTTTTTGATCCAGAAGCTGTTGTCGTAGCTGCTCTAATTTTGCTTCATGTAACTGGATGGTGCTGGATACACCCTGGAGTTGTTGTCGAATCGTATTCAAATTTTCTTCGGCTTTCTGGAGCTTCTCCCTTTTTTGAATGGCTTCTTCTTGAAGGGCGGAGATCTCGGTTTTTAGTTGGGCCACCTCTCCCTGTAAGGTTTGCAACAAAAGGGTACTCTGCTCCAATTTTTCTCCTAAAGCTCGATACCGGGAGCGATAAAGTCGGGTCTGAAGAGCCTTTATTTCGTTCAAATAACTCTGATAACGTTCTGCTTTTTTAACCTGTCTTTTAACCGACTCCAGTTGACGTTGGACTTCCAGGATGATATCTTGAACCCGGGTTAAATTGAGCCGGGTGGCTTCTAACTTCTCCAGGGTCGCTTTCTTGCGAGCTTTGTACTTGGTAATACCGGCAGCTTCTTCGATAAGGGCCCTTCGC containing:
- the smc gene encoding chromosome segregation protein SMC, whose protein sequence is MYLEEIILSGFKSFPEKIHLTLPPGITVIVGPNGCGKSNLIDAVRWALGEQSAKHMRGDSMEDVIFNGNKNRKPLGMAEVSLRFVDPAGVLPLEYSEILITRRVFRSGEGEYFLNKKPCRLRDIQELFMDTGIGARAYSIAEQGKIDLIIHAKPEERRALIEEAAGITKYKARKKATLEKLEATRLNLTRVQDIILEVQRQLESVKRQVKKAERYQSYLNEIKALQTRLYRSRYRALGEKLEQSTLLLQTLQGEVAQLKTEISALQEEAIQKREKLQKAEENLNTIRQQLQGVSSTIQLHEAKLEQLRQQLLDQKIILEKGDEILSRLRKEQEETEEEIQAQKTQWEELSQEITHYQRNLESQEESVKILNFQLSEAQAQLDKEKGQLMNLLMDLTRGNNLILRLKKDKERVSLNLIRLKKEREAIEVQRKEKEAELESLKGVVQELQEKRGELDKTEPVLKEKIQGIEKTLQELDRKISLLKDRLSLNRSRYESLKELQKTYAGFKEGTRSLLLNPDLSQRLGIQSTVLDLIKAKPGYEVAIEAILGDKIQTLIVETYQKGIEAIGFLRETKSGRGYFMPFRHGDTVSWNTEGQESKNQGIIPASPGLSVPASILNEDPDIIGKAFDFITCKAEFKETIQILLDSIVVVENLEKAIRVHQKYPFLICVTRGGEVLDSQGVLYGGASQRLETGFLAKKGEMDRLKQQVENYERGLQRLLQVEGEIKNKLELYQGALKNLEKTRREQEINLINKENAVNQLERDLEQLRKRLEFIDLEQSQLSQEITGIDGELSKTLGIKQNLEEKKVEKEERIADLQNKVQQSREQQDQAVAGLTDSKVHYTALKEKLRGLDQDIRRLTERNQSLALQIQETQERITTARNRREEYEIAIQETQDVLESLLDSREKLEKKEKAHQEKHFAAARELENTERILKEREESYGVIHEKLKAEEIKNTELRVTLEHIKERITSELGLPLEEFEVREETSFTSTTSRTSASPLSDQEIEESIEALKEKLANLGNVNLAAIEEYQALQERYDFLSNQQADLTESMNSLYATIQKIDATTEARFIEAFNTINASFKGVFQKLFEGGSAELRLTDPGNILETGVEILAQPSGKRLQKISLMSGGEKALISIALLFSIFLIKPSPFCILDEVDAPLDDANVGRFLNLLQDMARTTQFIIITHNKRTMEIAHLMYGITMEEPGVSKIVSVQLNN
- a CDS encoding (Fe-S)-binding protein, with the translated sequence MDRLNHVYLEIHTADILSCNICSFKYCRGACPVYDMVRSEGIAPSGFNHYALGILKGMIPYTPSAAEQIYKCMTCGACRTDGCVVPGFGDPIDTPRIIEAMRAEIVEQGMAPQSVRALAQRILETGNPYGEPPEARGAWLPVSLLSERQADILYFMGCAAGYGYPAPAQAALRLLEKARVPVILLGNREPCCGLTLFSIGERKKAAELARRNVETLQATGVQEVIFSDAGCYRAFKKVYPEELKVSVPFKVYHITEYLERLVLEDRLTFKKKLEKKVTYHDPCNLGIQSGVYEAPRNLLGKIPGLKYIEMKKTRDKTRSVGVGGGFEFIFPEMAKELALKRIEEAQATEAEILVSACPAVEAHLTATASGQTGLLIQDITELLVEAL
- a CDS encoding patatin-like phospholipase family protein, with product MTPSERLALKRPKRLLSIDGGGIRGLIAIEILIKIEDILCRPDSRWRCLADYFDFIGGTSTGSILTAGLAMGLSARELRDFYIRLGPRVFQKRWLWGRLWSKYNPEPLERQLQYLLGDITLGSDQLRTLLMIVAKNINTGTPWFFVNSPRNKFFEENSRIPLWHLVRASSAAPTFFPPHRITLPDGRRLDFIDGGVSMFNNPSFQLFLEATIPGYSAGWDTGVDKILLISIGTGFKQNKIARDKAQNYTLVHWANYIVKVLMDDVNVQQNLLMKLISHTPKPRWMDYEMDDADMPTTNDVEQLQVNAPKSNFPSTRSIDARAITFATRMLTYHRYTVSFTRKRFDELGLPRDIDLDRVSEIDCVDQIEALCRIGQAVAREQVSASDFKGFLHKDE
- a CDS encoding FAD-binding oxidoreductase; protein product: MAGTSIEERLYEQLIGILGKTNVSDNDLERFVYSGSAGVSMPPRRVIGEYGPGSPPAFIVWPETTRQVVELVRLANKEKIPLVPMGGSVGLRGGSLPLSSNAIVVDIKKMHKILDIHPDAMTITVQAGIVRPEMDEVLAAKGFWFPHDPPSHPVSAIGGFISTAAAGWWLPKYGYMGDLLLALEVVLPTGQILRTKPVMKHSVGPNLNWLFVGAAGTLGIITEATLKIYPLPEARYTRVYTFDSFHKAYRAAYEINKRDLNPYVMRVGDDGHSKVYLGRALQTPELTGFTLVVGFDGMKEMVELQDRLAREIALRYGGRDWGLELGQRFWDTRLSYWKQRKSTEYSTDVITTAATFDKIESLYTAVRSLYDRLGVHFSIHIPHFTPKGASLYCIFKQPVSPEGLELNRRVWEEGIPLVLQHGGTLEHHHEIGYYLSRYVSSELGTGLEVLRAIKKALDPNNILNPGKLAL
- a CDS encoding SDR family oxidoreductase gives rise to the protein MNLKDKVAIITGASSGVGAAVARNLHEAGVKLVLTARRADRLEKLSSELKETVFIAGEITEVDLPQRLLDKALKTFGRCDIVLNNAGMIEVGSIPEINIDKVCQMVRVNVEAAYRVAYVAVKYFLSQNHGHLINTSSVLGTKIRPMAGAYAGTKFALEALSEALRVELARTNVKISCIQPGLILTELHRDYKVHPKDSLNIPRPLQPEEVARCVRFILEQPDHVRIPQIMILPKDQEI
- a CDS encoding macro domain-containing protein → MSSIQRTINRTVLELVQGDITELATDAIVNAANTALILGSGVAGAIRKKGGPRIQEECNRIGGTHVGGAVITTGGNLPARYVIHAVGPRWGEGNEDDKLRQATLNSLKLADQHQLKSIAFPAISTGVFGFPMDRCARIMLTTTREYLQGDTGLEKVVFCLWDTPAFETFRSVLEELSSDI